Proteins from one Planctomycetota bacterium genomic window:
- a CDS encoding formylglycine-generating enzyme family protein, which yields MQRSHPAHDRAASAQVATNSLGIRLVRIAAGEFQMGSGEPLERLASAFPGYEPERIAGLVDEYPAHGVTISRPFWLGAFQVTIAQFARFVAATGYRTQAEHDGTGGWGYNPGLGDFEGRRFEFTWRNPGFRQETNHPVVNVTWHDAAAFCLWLSSVEEQHYRLPTEAEWEYACRAGSGTRYHCGDDPESLVSAANLFDASSGRVLPAWQRYALRANDGHPFTAPVGSFAANDFGVHDMHGNVWEWCGDWYAADYYAGSPASDPAGPPRGELRVRRGGAWHSWALYARSSFRNYNTPSSRYVNLGFRVVCDE from the coding sequence GCGAGTTCCAGATGGGGTCGGGCGAACCGCTCGAACGACTGGCGTCGGCCTTCCCGGGCTATGAACCCGAGCGGATTGCCGGCCTGGTCGACGAGTACCCGGCGCATGGCGTGACGATCTCGCGGCCGTTCTGGCTCGGCGCGTTTCAGGTGACGATCGCCCAGTTCGCCCGATTCGTGGCGGCGACCGGCTATCGGACGCAAGCCGAGCACGATGGCACCGGCGGCTGGGGCTATAACCCCGGGCTCGGCGATTTCGAAGGGCGGCGGTTCGAGTTCACCTGGCGCAACCCCGGCTTTCGCCAGGAAACCAATCATCCGGTGGTGAACGTCACCTGGCACGACGCGGCGGCGTTCTGCTTATGGTTGAGCAGCGTCGAGGAGCAGCACTATCGCTTGCCGACCGAGGCCGAATGGGAATACGCCTGTCGCGCCGGCAGCGGCACGCGCTATCACTGCGGCGATGATCCCGAGTCGCTGGTCAGCGCGGCCAACTTGTTCGACGCGTCGAGCGGTCGGGTGCTGCCGGCCTGGCAACGGTACGCGCTGCGGGCCAACGACGGGCATCCATTCACAGCGCCGGTCGGCAGCTTTGCCGCCAATGACTTTGGCGTCCACGACATGCACGGCAACGTCTGGGAATGGTGCGGCGACTGGTACGCGGCCGATTATTACGCCGGCAGCCCGGCGAGCGACCCCGCCGGTCCCCCGCGGGGCGAGCTGCGCGTGCGGCGGGGCGGGGCCTGGCACAGTTGGGCGCTGTACGCGCGATCGTCGTTCCGCAACTACAACACGCCGTCCAGCCGGTACGTGAACTTGGGCTTCCGCGTCGTGTGCGATGAATGA